From a single Drosophila sulfurigaster albostrigata strain 15112-1811.04 chromosome 3, ASM2355843v2, whole genome shotgun sequence genomic region:
- the LOC133843732 gene encoding uncharacterized protein LOC133843732 produces MAFMVDLKLPTRVQPEVFPRPDSCGVHTNKIDFLKRQLLDKIPGKSFAPDFMQPVDSELLNVPAYYMIITDPMDVGTIIKRVQNQYYQCVDELIDDLRLVIDNCFKFNRPGEVVYRKGMQLEKFFLKVLDQMPPGPEYPSSRNPQAEPNPPPSENTLTARERLCREDLKKLQNCYVDEVDEEVREFFKEKWCALSKRISKHAFKTLEDFHMTVDNIFLQSQEQAKRVYGNAFFVPLESISLQPHNNQLTELLYEVKRMDGSLRAPYNVQAKWEHGLMDGIDFMIEKLSKKLDTCRHVEDERYLVGQEYWRRQRMVSSNGHKLMSVLATSSINGIKAEPNFSKSDRHTMMQQFAMMPMHVKDEIMDIIARNEDITCDNYALQWYDFENFNNETLLGMKKVMLPHTKLNLRNMNTYEKADLQRSLESRLETINQVLSGHRRKCPRGMRGRMPARKRARYFTNCVTKKSCSLQQQDQKQQRRSSPESSDDSDSSDSSSSSSDSTDRSDPSDDSL; encoded by the exons ATG GCGTTCATGGTCGATCTTAAGCTGCCGACTCGCGTCCAACCGGAGGTGTTTCCACGACCAGACAGCTGTGGCGTCCACACAAATAAGATAGATTTTCTGAAACGACAACTGCTCGATAAGATACCCGGCAAATCCTTCGCCCCTGACTTTATGCAACCGGTGGATTCGGAACTGCTAAATGTGCCCGCCTACTACATGATCATCACCGATCCTATGGACGTGGGCACCATTATTAAACGTGTCCAGAACCAATACTACCAATGCGTCGATGAACTCATCGATGACTTGCGACTGGTTATCGACAATTGCTTTAAATTCAATCGTCCCGGCGAAGTTGTCTACCGGAAGGGTATGCAGCTGGAGAAGTTCTTCCTTAAAGTCCTGGACCAAATGCCGCCAGGACCTGAGTATCCCAGCAGCAGGAATCCACAAGCTGAACCCAATCCCCCGCCATCGGAGAATACGTTGACAGCGAGGGAGCGTCTGTGTCGCGAAGACTTGAAGAAGCTGCAGAACTGTTACGTCGATGAGGTGGATGAAGAAGTGAGGGAATTCTTCAAGGAGAAGTGGTGCGCGCTGTCCAAGAGGATTAGCAAACATGCCTTCAAGACGCTAGAGGATTTTCATATGACCGTTGATAACATATTTCTGCAGAGCCAAGAACAGGCGAAGAGAGTCTACGGGAATGCCTTCTTTGTGCCCCTGGAAAGTATCTCTTTGCAGCCCCATAACAATCAACTAACCGAGCTGCTCTACGAGGTGAAGCGGATGGATGGCAGCCTAAGAGCTCCCTATAATGTACAGGCCAAGTGGGAACATGGCCTAATGGATGGCATTGACTTTATGATCGAGAAGCTGAGCAAGAAACTCGATACATGTCGCCACGTCGAGGATGAACGATACTTGGTTGGCCAGGAGTACTGGAGAAGACAAAGAATGGTTTCAAGCAATGGGCACAAGCTGATGAGTGTCCTGGCTACAAGCTCCATAAATGGCATTAAGGCGGAACCCAATTTCAGTAAGTCGGATCGTCATACGATGATGCAACAGTTTGCGATGATGCCCATGCATGTGAAAGATGAAATCATGGACATCATCGCCCGGAACGAAGATATAACCTGCGATAATTATGCTCTGCAGTGGTACGATTTTGAGAACTTCAACAACGAGACGCTGCTGGGCATGAAGAAGGTGATGCTACCGCACACCAAACTCAATCTGCGCAACATGAACACCTACGAGAAGGCGGACCTGCAACGCTCCCTCGAGAGCCGATTGGAGACCATCAATCAGGTCTTGAGTGGACATCGACGCAAGTGTCCGAGAGGGATGCGGGGCAGGATGCCGGCGAGGAAACGAGCACGCTATTTCACAAATTGCGTGACCAAGAAGAGTTGCAGTCTGCAACAGCAAGATCAGAAACAACAGCGGAGATCCTCACCGGAGAGTAGCGACGACAGCGACTCAAGTGATTCGAGCAGCTCCAGCAGCGACTCCACCGATCGGAGCGATCCCTCTGATGACTCTTTGTAG